CAGATTGTTAGAGGAAGGTGAAAGGTAAAGTGGAAAATAAGCTGCAATCATTGACCGATGTTTTAAAGAAAAACTTGTTCTTTTTTGAGGCGTTAACAGTTGCGGAATTAACACAACATGTTCACAAGATAATGCTGCAGGACTATACAGTAGATTTAGTTGAAGAAAAAGTTAACCTGTGTCTAAGGCAGCATCCCTGCTTTTATACCGGCCAAGATGGGTTATGGCGAATAAATCTTCAAGGCCTGCCGGAAAATGATAAGTTTTATGCATTCTTATTAAAAAAACAGCAGCCTATGAGCTTGAGAGATTTTGTTAAAAATAATAGTTCAAAGAAAAAGAAGTCAAAAAAAGAGTTGGTTGCTGAAGAAGTTAGTTTAATATCCGACGGGCGATTTATTCAGTGGAATAATGGGAGTTGGAGCTTAACAGAGTGGGAGGTAGAAGCAAGTAATTACTCACTGAGACAGATCATTATTAAAGCTATGAAAATTCACCCAGGAGGGCTTTCAATTAAGCAGCTGTTTGAGATTGTGCAGGTCTGGCGTCAAACAACTCCATCAGCAGTTGAAGGGGTGTTAAAAAAATATCCTTATTTTGAACAAGTTAGTGAAAGTTTATGGTGTTATAATCCAGAAGCTCAAGTGCTGTATGAAAATTTTATGAAGAGATATCTTGGAATGGTTCAGTCACAAAAGGAGAGGTGGCATAGGGATCGCGAACGTTGGCATAAAAAGGTAAAATTGTTAGAAAGCCAGCTGCAGGAGGTTTCTCAAGCTCAAAGAGAGGCTGCTGCTGCATTGGCCGAACAAAGAGAAATTGTAGATCAACATGAAAAACTTGTTACTCAAATGGCAGAAAAAGATTTGCTTTTATCATTACGCAAAAAGGAGATTATTCGTTACCGGGAACATCTCAATAAATTAGATGCTAAGTCAAACAGTATCTTACATCAATGTAGATTATGGGTAAAAAGAACAGAAGAAGCAAATCTGGAAATACAAAGATTAAAAGATCTGTTGGCTAAAAATCAAAGCAGTCAGGAATCACTTTTTGTAAAGTTACAGCAATATAAAGAAAAAGACCGAGAAAATAAACAGAAATTAGCCGATATCCAGGATAAGTACAGCACTAAGGTGGCAGAATTGCAAACCGAAATTGTGGAATTAAAGCAAAAGTTAGAAAAACAAAGAATACTTGCCCAAACTGATGAGAAACACTGGCAAGAACAAATTAATCAATTAACTAATGATTTAAAGAATGCCTATCATGCCGGTGAAGAACTTCAAAAATCTCTGCGACTGGTTAGGCAGGAATTAAAGAGAACTCAAGCCCAACATGAGGAACTGAAGAAAAAATTAGCTCATCCCTTGGTTAAATTTGTTGGTAAAATTTGTGGTATTTTTCGGGGACAAGCAAGAGAATCCGCACAAAACACAAGCCGTTAGGCTTGTGTTTTATTGTTAATTGAGAAGTTGCAGGCCCCCCTGGTTTATCATACAATTAATATTTTATTAACTAATGGTATTAGTTTTTTTAAAAAACGGTTTGTTGCCATGTGTTTGCACATTTCCATTACAGAAGTGTTAGCTAATAAATCTTTATCACCGGGAAGAATATAATCTACTCCAATCATATTTGTTTCAATGAACTTCGTGGCGGCGATAAGCTCTTCTTTTTGTTTATTTAAAATCACTTTAACTTTTCGTGGAGTACGAGAATGTTTGAGTAATAGTTGATTATCTTTGCCTGGCCAGTCTTCTTGAGCATCTGAGCAAATTACCATTACACGTACTAGACTTTCGGTAATTTGAGTTTTCAGTAGTTGTAGAGGGGGCTCCATTTCAATAAATAAGATATCAAAGTATTCCTGAAATTTTTCTATAAAGGATTTAGCTATTGTAAATTTATTATCTCGGCTATCGGGAGCACTAATGCATATTTTAAGTCCGGGCATTAGGGGGAGGGTGTGTAAAAAATCTTGAGTATCGTTACCATATTTAGCCATATCCTGTAAATTAACCAATAATTTATTAGGAATATTAATACTTCCTTCGCCCAGTGCAAAAAAATCACAGGCTCCAAAGCGAAAAAAGTATCCTTTACCTCTGTCAGTTAGATCTAAAATACCTACCTGATAATTTCTTAGGAAAAGATTGTAAGCAATAATACTCGTTAATGTTGTCTTTCCGACTCCGGTGTTACCTATTACGTAAAATACCTGCACATATAACAATCCCTTCTGGCTCGGAATTAAAAAAAACAGTCTGGCCTTATATGACACAAACTGTTTAAAACAAAGGAAGAGTTTTCTATCTGTCCATACTAAAAAAGAAGAAGTGATAAATGTATGGTAGATATTAACGTGGTTTTTCCTCTAAAATTAAGGCATGGCTAATTAGGTGATGCAGATGTACAACTTTAGCGTCAAGCTTATAGTACTTAAATATATCCGTTAGTTGGTCAAAACAATTGTGGCATGGACAGGCAACAAGTTTACATCCTGTAGCTTTAATCTGCTCGGCTTTTAATTTACCTTTGGCCATACGATAGGGATATATATCTTTTCCCATGGCAAGCAATCCGCCACCGCCACCGCAGCAGTAGTTATATTCACCATGCGGATTCATTTCTACAAATTCCATTACACTTTCCTTTAGTGCTCTCCGTAGAACATCTCCCATTCCTTGTTTACGTACCATGTTGCAAGGGTCGTGTAAAGTTATAGGCTCAGGATTTTTGGTCTTATCTACTTTTAAAAGTCCGGCATCAAACCACTCTACATATTTTTCAATGATACTTTTTACAGGATAGTCATTGTCTTTGTCCAGCCATACTTTAGGTCCCCACTTATTAGCATGTGTAGCATGGCCGCACTCGGTCAATACCAGTTCTTTTACTTTTAAACGTTTGACTTCATCTGCGTACCGCTGGGTAATAATCCGTGATTCTTCATCATTTCCGCTAAATAATGCATAGTGTGTAGCATCCCACCAGCGGCTGCTGCAAGTCCAGTTGGCTCCGACATACCACATAATCTTAGCGATACTTTGAATATCATGTGCATAATACTTTATTTCCCGCGGGTCCCACAGGAATAGAAAATCCGCACCTTCCTTATCAATAGGAATAGTGACGCTGGAATCGCCCAGTTCTTCTTGGAGTTCTTCGGCCATCCACTCCAGGGTTTCTAAATATTCTTCATTGCTCACTTCCATTTGATTGCCGGTCTTTATTTGTGCGTCAACAACATCTTGTAAGAATCCCGGGGCTTTTAACCCAAAATTTCCGCGTACGGTTCTTACAAGTGTTAGGACTTCTACACCCATTGGACAGTCCATAGTACAGCGGCCGCATTGTGTACAGGCCCAAATAAAAGTTGAGTTAAGAACTTCTTCACGCATACCTAGGACTAACTGGCGAATAAACTTACGCGGGTCGGCATGGTCGTGTACGTCATTGTAGGGACAGCCGGCGCTGCACATACCACATGCAAGACAGTTATAAAGATCAAGACGGTTTTTGTTTGTACAAGCTTTAGATATTACCTCATCTAAAAAACTCGGATCCAGTTTTTTTGCTTGAATAGTACTCAAGACAAACCCCTCCTTTATAAAACGAAATATATTTCAATTTAGTCTATTGTTTAATTGAGATATTGTCAAAAACCAAAATTTACAGTAATTATTAATTATTATTGGAATATTGTTCAATATCTTTTGATATGTGGTTATTTTGAAGATATAAAAAATTAAGGAAAGTTAGCAATTTTGAAGATGCATTATTTTTATAGAGATGTAATAAACCAAAATGTTGATTTTAATAGTAAAATTAGTTAGTATTAAAACAATGATTTATTTAGCCGGATTTTTAGAAGTAAATTTTATGTATTTAGGAATATATCACAAGCTTTGGGTGGGGTGCTTAAGTTTTTGAATAAAATTATTAAAATTTTAATAGCTGATGATGAGGAGAAAATTCGGCATTTAGTAAGAATATACTTGGAAAAAGAAGGCTTTCAAGTTGGTGAAGCTGTAGACGGTAAGTCTGTATTGGCTGAGTTTAGTAGTAATAATTGGGATTTATTGGTGTTGGATTTGATGATGCCGGAAACTGATGGTTGGCAGGTGTGTCGGGAAATTCGTAGTAAATCTGACTTACCGATAATTATCTTAACAGCCCGGGGAGATGAAATTGATCGTGTGCTGGGATTGGAATTAGGTGCAGATGACTATGTGGTGAAACCCTTTAGTCCCAGGGAATTAGTGGCAAGAATTAAAGCACTGTTGAGAAGAGTTTGTAAGCAGGTCTCAGATGGTAACACTGTTCTGCATTTTCCGGGATTAACAATTGATGCCGGATCCAGAAAGGCAGTTTTGATGGGTCAGACTTTGGCCTTAACACCTAAGGAGTTTGAATTACTTTATATTATGGGGCAGTCTGTGGGTCGGGTTTTTACCAGGGAACAGCTGCTGCAAAAAGTTTGGGGATATAATTATTATGGTGATTCCCGTACTGTTGATACGCACATAAACAGATTAAGAGAAAAGATGTTAAAAATTCCTGAAGCCCCAAAGTATGTCCATACAGTTTGGGGTGTAGGCTACAAATTTGAGGTCAAAGGATGATTTTAAGAAGTATTACCGGAAAATTATGGCTGGCGATTTTAGTCTTTGTACTGATAATATTAGGTGCTATGAACATTGTCCAGTCCTTTGTATTAAAAGATCTTTTTTATCAGCAACAGACTAAAGAGCTTATTTCCGAAGGTCGAAATTTAGCAGAGTTCATTAAAATAACACCTGAGCCTCAGCTGGTTTACGAAAGAATAGAAACTATGTCTGATTTGCTTCATGCGACAATTGTTGTAATAGAAATCAACGGAACGGGCATTTATGGATATGGTCATAATTACGGTGGTATGCGCAGGGGAATGCTGCGCCGCTATTTTTCTAATCAAGAGGATTTAGAGCAGCTTATGGCCGGTAATACAGTTGTACATCGTGGCTATCACCCTGCTTTTGAAAAGGAACTTCTTTGGGTGGCAATTCCGGTTCAGAAGGGTAATCTTACAACGGCTGCTATATTTATCCATGCTCCCATTCAGCCTATTTCCGAGCGTATGGAGGAGTTGCGGACAGCTACACTGCATATACTGGCCGGGGTATTTTTGCTGGCTATTATTTTAAGTTTCTTTCTTTCCCGAAGACTATCCAGACCATTATTGTATATGAATCAGGTTGCCCAATCAATGGTTCGTGGTGATTACAGCCGCAAAGTGCCGGTAAAATCTAAGGATGAAATAGGATTATTAGCAAGGTCCTTGAACAGGTTGTCAGAAGAGCTTGAAGAAAAGATTACTGCCCTCGAGCAGCTTGATCAAACCAGAAGGGATTTTGTGGCTAATGTTTCTCACGAGCTGCGTACGCCATTGACTATTATGCAGGGGTATACAGAGGCGGTTCTTGACGGTTTTGCAGGGAATGAAGAAGAACAGCAGAAATATCTTAACAATATTTTAGAAGAAATATTGCGTTTAAGGCGATTAGTTGATGATGTCTTAAACTTGCGCAGTTTAGAAACCGGTCAAATTAGTTTGAAGAAACAAAGAATTGATGTGAAACAAATTGTAAAAAAAGTTGCTGTCATATTTGAGCCCTTTTTTAAAGAAAGGAAAATACGATTTATTTTGGATTGGCAGGAACAAGTACCTCATGCTTATGGTGATTTCGACCGGTTGGAACAAGTGTTGGTAAATTTGATTGACAATGCATTAAGATATACCCCCCAAGGAGGCGAAATAAAGGTAAAAGCCAGTTATTCAGCAAATTTTATCAAAGTATCGGTTTCTGATTCCGGCCCGGGCATTCCTTCCGATGAATTGCCATTAATTTGGGAGCGGTTTCATAAAGTTGATAAAGCTCGCTCACGGGCCGGAGAGGGAAGTGGTTTGGGTTTAGCCATATCTAAGAGTATTATACAGGCACATAAAGGGGAGATTAGTGCTTTTAGCGAGATAGGCGGGGGGACTACGTTAGAGTTTACTCTACCAATTTTTAATGAAACTATTTAAAATTTAGCCTATAAAGGAATTAGTATGGTATAATTTAAATATTATAAAAATTCTGTAAACAGGGGGGTTGCTTATGACTGGCAGCACCAATCAAAAAAAGGCTGTTATCTTAGAAGGTAGAGTAATTGATCAAAACTTCTCTCTGGATCCAATTACAAAGAAAATATTTTTAAATATACTTCCACCCAGTATGTATAATAATCAGGCTGATGTAGACCGTTTACGTGAAGAATTAATAAAACAATTCGGGCCGGTTCGTGTTCCTTTGGAGTTAATGCAAGCTATTCCTGCTATTTGTAGAAAGGCTGAATGGCAGGTAACGGCTACTATTGGCTATAACGGAAATGATTGGGAGTTAATCAATCTTGAACCCGGGAATAATACCGATAGGCATTATGGTTTAGCTATTGATATTGGAACAACAACTGTTGTAGTTTATTTAGTTGATATGTTGACCGGTGATATAATAAACTCTGCTTCTGATTATAACGGGCAGGTAGTTTTAGGGGACGATATATTAACAAGAATATTTTTGGCAACATATGAAAATAAATTGCCCGAGCTGCAAAAAGCTGTGGTAAATACTATAAATCACTTGATTGAAGAGTTATCAGAACGAGCTCATGTAAACCCTACAGAAATATCCGCTGTTACTGTGGGGGCAAACACCACTATGCTGCACTTACTGTTGGGTTTAGACCCTGGTCGTATTTGTAGAGAGCCGTATATACCGGTAGTTAATAATTCTGGTTTTATTCGGGCTGATAAAATTGGGCTTAATGTCAATGAGCTGGCTATGTTATATGCTTTTCCAAGTGTAGGTAGTTATGTCGGAGGAGATGTAATAGCCGGTGTTTTGGTTAGTGGCATGCATTTGGACAGTGATGTTTCACTGTTTGTAGATATTGGAACTAACGGTGAAATAATAATTGGTAATAGGGACTGGCTGGTAGCCTGTGCCGGAGCAGCCGGACCTGCCCTGGAGGGTGGAGTAGTAAAGTGCGGAATGAGAGCTGAGCCCGGGGCAGTAGAAAGACTAAGTATTAATCCCGAAACTTACGAGGTTAGTTATAAAACTATCGGTAATGAAAAACCGGTAGGAATATGTGGTTCAGGTCTTATTGATTGTCTGGCGGAATTTTTGTTAACCGGGATAATAAATCGTCAAGGTCGTTTTCAGGATGGCAGGAAAGAATTTGTTTTGATTCCGGCTGCCGAAACGGGTATAAATCAAGATATTGTTATTACTCAGGTGGATATAGATAATCTAATGCGCACGAAAGGTGCCGTCAATGCAGCTGTAGAAACTCTTTTGGAAGGCGTAGGATGTGGTTTAGATAGTGTTAGTAAGTTTTTTACAGCCGGTGCTTTCGGGCAGTATTTACCTATAGAATCCAGTATTACTATAGGTTTATATCCGGATTTACCCAGAGAAAAAATAAAATTGCTCGGTAATAGTTCAGGTGAAGGTGCTCGCTTAGCACTCCTATCTAATAAGAAGAGATTAGAAGCAGAAGAAATTGCAGCGCGGATTACTTATTTTGAATTAAATGCTAATGACTCATTTTTTAGTAGATTTGTAGGGAGTAGATTTTTACCTCATACAAATTTAGATTATTATCCGACCGTTAAAGCTAAATTAATAGAAAGAGGTTTGCTTTCTTAGTTTATTTTAAAAAAATTGTACATTGTACACCTTCCTTGAATAATAATGGCACATGAAGCTAAATATTAACTAAGGGAGGTGTCACCCTTGATTTATTTCGACAGTGCAGCTACATCTTGGCCAAAACCGGATGCAGTTTGGCAAGCGATGGAATACTGTATGAAAGAAGCCGGAGCAAACCCGGGACGTTCCGGACACCGGATGGCAGTAAAAGCCAACCATATAGTAAATGAAACCAGAAAAAGTTTGGCTCGTTTATTTAATGTCGAAAAGTCGGAACAAATTTCCTTTACATTAAATGCAACCGAAGCACTTAATTTAGCTATTAAAGGTTTAGTAAGACCCGGGGATCATGTAATTACCAGTTCTATGGAGCATAATTCTGTAACCAGGCCCCTTCATTACTTGAGTGAACAGGGAGTTGAAGTTACTAAAGTTCCCTGCAGCCGTAAAACAGGTGAAATTAAAATAGAAGATATAGATGCAGTAATTAGGCCTAATTCTAAAGCTATTATAATGACTCATGCTTCTAATGTAACCGGGACGTTAATGCCTATAAAAGAAATTGGCAGGCTTGCAAAAGAGAATGGACTTTTTTTTATTGTAGATGCTGCTCAAACGGCTGGCGTTTTTGAGATAGATGTACAGGACATGAATATAGACCTACTGGCGTTTCCTGGACATAAAAGTCTTTTGGGACCTACAGGTACGGGAGGGTTGTATATTCGGGAAGGGCTGGAATTAATTCCTTTAAAACATGGCGGTACAGGTAGACTGTCGGAGGTAGCAGAGCAGCCGAACGTTATGCCTGACAGATACGAAAGCGGTACCGTAAATAGCTTTGGAATAGCGGGGCTGGGGGCAGCTGTAAAATATCTTAATAACGTAGGTATAGATAAAATACGCAATTATGAATTAGAGCTGACCAGGGAATTTCTTGTAGGTTCAAGAAATATTAAAGGCATCAAGATATATGGAATTAAAGATATAGTTGGCCGTGCTCCGGTTGTATCTTTTACAATTGAGGGTAGGGCAGTTCCCGAAGTAGCGGCCATTTTGCAAAAAACCTTTAATATAGCTTGCCGTGCAGGGATACACTGTGCTCCGGATGCTCATAAAACCCTGGGTACACTGCAGCAAAAATTAATTCGATTTAGCTTTTCGCATTTTAATATAAAGAATGAAGTCTATTATGCTTTGAATTGTTTAGCAGATATTGCTGGCGGAAAAGTCAAAGTGCCGGAATATGATGATTCCTGCAATTGTTAAGAAGAAAGAAGCACCTGATAGGTGCTTCTTTCTTCAGACTTTTAAGAAGGAGTTTGTATTAGGGTAAAAATAATCCTTCCGGATCAACAACATTGTATAATAAATGTATTTCATGATAGGTTGGGGGTTTTGTTTCACCGCTGCAGCGGGAAACATCTATATCAAACCCTACGTTATTTTTTACATCTTCAATTGAATAGCCGGGATGATACGTATCTAAATACATAAGCCCGGTTTCTTGATCGAAGCGGAAAACAGCCATATTTGTTATTACAGCTGACGGACCACCCCGGAAAGACTTGCCGAAAGCTTCTTGACGGGTAATAAATTCACCGCCGGGAAACTTTTTAACCCGCCAGCCCGGTGAAGTGATATAGTCAACAGCTTCTCTGAAGCGGCGTTTTTCTTGAACCATGATAAATACGGTACGTTTAGCCAGGGCATTAATATCAGGGTTTCCCCCACTACCGGTGAAACGAGTTTTTGGATTTAGATAATCTCCAATGACGGTAGTGTTTACATTGCCATACTTATCAATTTCAGCACCGCCTAAAAAGGCTACGTCTACAGAGCCTCGCTGTAATTGACCGAATACATCAGCCAATCCGGAAGATATAGAAGCCCGGTATTCACAGCGGGCATCACCCACTGATGCCGGTAAGTGGGCCGGTTTACCGTCAGCAGAACCGGCTTCGTAAATTACCGAGGCATTAGGACTGTTTGTTTTTTGAGCCAGCATCACCGCGAGCATTGGTAAGCCTGTTCCGGCAAAAACTACTTCGCCATCGCTTATTTCCCGTGCGCCGGCTACTGCCAGCAGGTCAATTACTTTATATTCCCCCGGCTTCGTGTATTCATGGTTATTAAGCATTATCTCGACCCCCTCTTCACGCGAGTACTGTATTTATAAGCGGAATTAGGACGTAGAGAATCTAAGCGTCTAAAGCCAAGCTTGTCCAGGTATTCATTAAAGTCAGCCACTCCGAAAATCCATTCTTCAGCCCACTCGTCAAAGCCTTCCTGTGTCTTGGTGCGGTTGTAAAAATCCTTAATGAAAGCGCCGTCTACTTCGTAATAACCAAAACAGCCTGTAGGATGAGCACCCCATGGTACTTCTACGATAGCGTCAACTAAATAATGGGGCAGAAGGTTAGCAGTGGGATCCTGGCGCAGCATTTCCTCCGGAACAACCTCTTCTGCGACAACAATTAAGGTATCCGCAGCTTTCATGGCCTCAGCATCTGAGTAACGCTGTCCATAAACACGAACAGTACCTTGTTCACCAACCTGTTGGACATGAGCTATACAAACGTTAGGCCGGGCAGCAGGAACGTGAATAAGTCTACCTTCCTTATAGAAGGGGTCTTCACCATAGCTGAATTTCTCCAGAGGAATACGAGGATTAGAACCGTCACGTAAACCGGCCCTTCCAAGCATGTCATATTCAGGGTTTAGTATATCAGTGCCTAAAGATGCCCAGGTAGGTAAATACGGGACACCGGTAGCACCGGCTTGTAAGCGCATTAACATATGCACATGACTATAGTCTTCGACAATGATTTCTTTGTTCTTGAATTTTCGGGCCAGGTTTGCACCTAACTTGCCAAATAACTCGTGGCCAATCCAGCATGATTCCCATATTTTAACACAACCGGCACCAATTAAGATTTCACCGTGGGTACCTGAGTTTACTTCCATTAAATGAAGATCTTTTTTGCGCTGGCGTACTATCTCATAAATCATGGCCATTGGCCGGCGCCAAATAGTAAAACCGCTAAAAGTAATACTGTCGCCGTTATTAATTAAATTAACAGCTTCGGAGACAGACATTCTTTTATTTTTGATTTCTGACATTCTACTACCTCCTTTAGAGTGTAGGGATAGTTGTCATTTTTATTTTAACAGATGCTTGGCAATTACCATACGCTGAATCTGGTTAGTTCCTTCATAAATTTGAGTTATTTTTGCATCTCTCATGTAACGTTCAACCGGGTATTCTTTGGTATAACCATAGCCACCAAAAATTTGTACAGCATCAGTGGTAACTTTCATAGCAGTATCTGTTGCAAACATTTTAGCCATAGATGCTTCTTTGCTGAGTGGTTTGCCGGCGGCTTTTAAGAAAGCGGCGCGGTAAACCAGCAGACGGGCGGCATCAACTTGAGCAGCCATGTCTGCCAGCATAAATTGAATACCCTGGAAAGCACTAATAGGTTTCCCAAACTGAACTCGCTGCTTAGAATAATCTATAGCTGCATCTAAAGCGGCTTGAGCAATTCCTAAACCTTGGGCGGCAATTCCAACACGTCCGCCGTCCAGTCCGGACATGGCAACCTTAAAGCCTTCTCCTTCTTTGCCTAAAAGATTTTCTTTAGGTACTCTGGCGTTATCAAATACTATTTCTGTTGTTTGGGAACCATTTAAACCCATTTTTTCTTCCTTTTTACCGATGGAGAAACCCGGTGTATCTTTTTCCACGATGAGGCAGGATATGCCCTTAGAGCCCTTACTCTTGTCAGTTACAACAAAGGTTATATAGATATCAGCTACACCGCCGTTAGTAATAAAAATCTTACTGCCGTTAACAATATAATGATCACCTTCCAGCTTAGCAGTAGTGGACAGTCCGGAAGCGTCTGAGCCGGCACCGGGTTCGGTCAAAGCAAAAGCTCCTATATATTCCCCGGCTGCCAGTTTAGGAATATATTTTTGCTTTTGCTCCTCGTTACCAAAAAATAGAATCGGGAAAGTACCCACTGAAGTATGCACGGAAAGAATAACACCAGTAGTTGCGCAAGCCTTAGAAATTTCTTCAATTGTTAAGATATATGATACGAAATCCATTCCTGCACCACCATATTCTTCAGGAATGGGGAGGCCCATTAAACCAAGTTCACTCATTTTTTTGATATTTTCCCAGGGAAACTCGTGAGTACGGTCGATTTCCGCTGCCCGAGGAGCAATTTCATTTTGGGCCAACTTTCTTACAGTATCACGAATCATTAATTGTTCTTCTGTAAATTGAAACATTTTGATGCCTCCTTAATTAATTGATAATATTAAAAATGTTGATTATTCAACCTTCACTAACATAGCATCGCCTTGTGCTGCACCACTACA
The sequence above is a segment of the Desulfolucanica intricata genome. Coding sequences within it:
- a CDS encoding CoA transferase subunit A; translated protein: MSEIKNKRMSVSEAVNLINNGDSITFSGFTIWRRPMAMIYEIVRQRKKDLHLMEVNSGTHGEILIGAGCVKIWESCWIGHELFGKLGANLARKFKNKEIIVEDYSHVHMLMRLQAGATGVPYLPTWASLGTDILNPEYDMLGRAGLRDGSNPRIPLEKFSYGEDPFYKEGRLIHVPAARPNVCIAHVQQVGEQGTVRVYGQRYSDAEAMKAADTLIVVAEEVVPEEMLRQDPTANLLPHYLVDAIVEVPWGAHPTGCFGYYEVDGAFIKDFYNRTKTQEGFDEWAEEWIFGVADFNEYLDKLGFRRLDSLRPNSAYKYSTRVKRGSR
- a CDS encoding aminotransferase class V-fold PLP-dependent enzyme, coding for MIYFDSAATSWPKPDAVWQAMEYCMKEAGANPGRSGHRMAVKANHIVNETRKSLARLFNVEKSEQISFTLNATEALNLAIKGLVRPGDHVITSSMEHNSVTRPLHYLSEQGVEVTKVPCSRKTGEIKIEDIDAVIRPNSKAIIMTHASNVTGTLMPIKEIGRLAKENGLFFIVDAAQTAGVFEIDVQDMNIDLLAFPGHKSLLGPTGTGGLYIREGLELIPLKHGGTGRLSEVAEQPNVMPDRYESGTVNSFGIAGLGAAVKYLNNVGIDKIRNYELELTREFLVGSRNIKGIKIYGIKDIVGRAPVVSFTIEGRAVPEVAAILQKTFNIACRAGIHCAPDAHKTLGTLQQKLIRFSFSHFNIKNEVYYALNCLADIAGGKVKVPEYDDSCNC
- a CDS encoding phage-shock protein yields the protein MENKLQSLTDVLKKNLFFFEALTVAELTQHVHKIMLQDYTVDLVEEKVNLCLRQHPCFYTGQDGLWRINLQGLPENDKFYAFLLKKQQPMSLRDFVKNNSSKKKKSKKELVAEEVSLISDGRFIQWNNGSWSLTEWEVEASNYSLRQIIIKAMKIHPGGLSIKQLFEIVQVWRQTTPSAVEGVLKKYPYFEQVSESLWCYNPEAQVLYENFMKRYLGMVQSQKERWHRDRERWHKKVKLLESQLQEVSQAQREAAAALAEQREIVDQHEKLVTQMAEKDLLLSLRKKEIIRYREHLNKLDAKSNSILHQCRLWVKRTEEANLEIQRLKDLLAKNQSSQESLFVKLQQYKEKDRENKQKLADIQDKYSTKVAELQTEIVELKQKLEKQRILAQTDEKHWQEQINQLTNDLKNAYHAGEELQKSLRLVRQELKRTQAQHEELKKKLAHPLVKFVGKICGIFRGQARESAQNTSR
- a CDS encoding (Fe-S)-binding protein; amino-acid sequence: MSTIQAKKLDPSFLDEVISKACTNKNRLDLYNCLACGMCSAGCPYNDVHDHADPRKFIRQLVLGMREEVLNSTFIWACTQCGRCTMDCPMGVEVLTLVRTVRGNFGLKAPGFLQDVVDAQIKTGNQMEVSNEEYLETLEWMAEELQEELGDSSVTIPIDKEGADFLFLWDPREIKYYAHDIQSIAKIMWYVGANWTCSSRWWDATHYALFSGNDEESRIITQRYADEVKRLKVKELVLTECGHATHANKWGPKVWLDKDNDYPVKSIIEKYVEWFDAGLLKVDKTKNPEPITLHDPCNMVRKQGMGDVLRRALKESVMEFVEMNPHGEYNYCCGGGGGLLAMGKDIYPYRMAKGKLKAEQIKATGCKLVACPCHNCFDQLTDIFKYYKLDAKVVHLHHLISHALILEEKPR
- a CDS encoding response regulator transcription factor, whose amino-acid sequence is MIKILIADDEEKIRHLVRIYLEKEGFQVGEAVDGKSVLAEFSSNNWDLLVLDLMMPETDGWQVCREIRSKSDLPIIILTARGDEIDRVLGLELGADDYVVKPFSPRELVARIKALLRRVCKQVSDGNTVLHFPGLTIDAGSRKAVLMGQTLALTPKEFELLYIMGQSVGRVFTREQLLQKVWGYNYYGDSRTVDTHINRLREKMLKIPEAPKYVHTVWGVGYKFEVKG
- a CDS encoding ATP-binding protein, translated to MILRSITGKLWLAILVFVLIILGAMNIVQSFVLKDLFYQQQTKELISEGRNLAEFIKITPEPQLVYERIETMSDLLHATIVVIEINGTGIYGYGHNYGGMRRGMLRRYFSNQEDLEQLMAGNTVVHRGYHPAFEKELLWVAIPVQKGNLTTAAIFIHAPIQPISERMEELRTATLHILAGVFLLAIILSFFLSRRLSRPLLYMNQVAQSMVRGDYSRKVPVKSKDEIGLLARSLNRLSEELEEKITALEQLDQTRRDFVANVSHELRTPLTIMQGYTEAVLDGFAGNEEEQQKYLNNILEEILRLRRLVDDVLNLRSLETGQISLKKQRIDVKQIVKKVAVIFEPFFKERKIRFILDWQEQVPHAYGDFDRLEQVLVNLIDNALRYTPQGGEIKVKASYSANFIKVSVSDSGPGIPSDELPLIWERFHKVDKARSRAGEGSGLGLAISKSIIQAHKGEISAFSEIGGGTTLEFTLPIFNETI
- a CDS encoding ASKHA domain-containing protein — encoded protein: MTGSTNQKKAVILEGRVIDQNFSLDPITKKIFLNILPPSMYNNQADVDRLREELIKQFGPVRVPLELMQAIPAICRKAEWQVTATIGYNGNDWELINLEPGNNTDRHYGLAIDIGTTTVVVYLVDMLTGDIINSASDYNGQVVLGDDILTRIFLATYENKLPELQKAVVNTINHLIEELSERAHVNPTEISAVTVGANTTMLHLLLGLDPGRICREPYIPVVNNSGFIRADKIGLNVNELAMLYAFPSVGSYVGGDVIAGVLVSGMHLDSDVSLFVDIGTNGEIIIGNRDWLVACAGAAGPALEGGVVKCGMRAEPGAVERLSINPETYEVSYKTIGNEKPVGICGSGLIDCLAEFLLTGIINRQGRFQDGRKEFVLIPAAETGINQDIVITQVDIDNLMRTKGAVNAAVETLLEGVGCGLDSVSKFFTAGAFGQYLPIESSITIGLYPDLPREKIKLLGNSSGEGARLALLSNKKRLEAEEIAARITYFELNANDSFFSRFVGSRFLPHTNLDYYPTVKAKLIERGLLS
- a CDS encoding CoA-transferase subunit beta, giving the protein MLNNHEYTKPGEYKVIDLLAVAGAREISDGEVVFAGTGLPMLAVMLAQKTNSPNASVIYEAGSADGKPAHLPASVGDARCEYRASISSGLADVFGQLQRGSVDVAFLGGAEIDKYGNVNTTVIGDYLNPKTRFTGSGGNPDINALAKRTVFIMVQEKRRFREAVDYITSPGWRVKKFPGGEFITRQEAFGKSFRGGPSAVITNMAVFRFDQETGLMYLDTYHPGYSIEDVKNNVGFDIDVSRCSGETKPPTYHEIHLLYNVVDPEGLFLP